From the genome of Papaver somniferum cultivar HN1 chromosome 2, ASM357369v1, whole genome shotgun sequence, one region includes:
- the LOC113353976 gene encoding stellacyanin-like, translated as MAAYSLLGVFCISLIVVTTAAEAAAIHKGRAKPPTEFRVGGKLGWREPDANHTDMYEVWATKNRFRIGDSLYFEYRNDSVLEVEKQGYYHCNMTATLASFNDGKTVINLDQPGPFYFISGAPDHCKNGQRLLVDVMNPNQTTPPSRPPPPPPAQPSIAVPPQPDYSPAPSPLPNSGFSVRALTSFPVFVALATFVASGV; from the exons ATGGCAGCGTATTCTCTTTTGGGTGTCTTTTGCATTTCCCTGATAGTAGTTACCACTGCTGCAGAAGCGGCGGCAATCCATAAGGGCCGTGCAAAGCCGCCAACTGAATTTAGAGTTGGTGGTAAACTAGGTTGGCGTGAACCTGATGCAAATCACACGGACATGTATGAAGTATGGGCAACCAAGAACCGTTTCAGAATTGGCGATTCTCTAT ATTTTGAATACAGGAATGATTCTGTTCTGGAGGTTGAGAAACAAGGATATTACCACTGCAACATGACGGCGACACTTGCATCATTCAACGATGGGAAAACAGTTATAAACCTTGATCAACCCGGTCCTTTCTACTTCATTAGTGGCGCACCTGATCACTGCAAAAATGGGCAACGATTACTTGTCGACGTGATGAATCCGAATcagacaactccaccatctcgaccaccaccaccaccaccggcaCAACCTTCTATTGCAGTCCCTCCACAACCTGATTATTCTCCTGCACCATCACCACTTCCAAATTCAGGGTTTTCAGTTCGCGCATTGACATCATTTCCAGTCTTTGTAGCCCTTGCTACCTTTGTTGCATCCGGAGTTTGA